A single window of Falco rusticolus isolate bFalRus1 chromosome 6, bFalRus1.pri, whole genome shotgun sequence DNA harbors:
- the CD24 gene encoding signal transducer CD24: protein MGTALAARLGLGLLLLALLLPTQIYCDPNGTNPTPSNNSSSTSLSAVTNSVNNTTPQGHGNSLHSTTSLLFILSVSLLYFCC from the exons ATGGGGACGGCGCTGGCGGCACGGCTCGGCTTGGGGCTCCTGCTCCTGGCCCTCCTCCTACCCACGCAG ATCTACTGTGATCCCAATGGAACAAATCCAACACCTTCAAACAATTCAAGTTCCACTTCTCTGTCAGCTGTCACAAATTCAGTGAACAATACCACCCCTCAGGGACATGGAAATTCCCTTCACTCAACCACAAGTCTTCTTTTCATTCtctcagtttctcttctgtatttttgctgttaa